TTATGGAAAGGAAAACCTATTTACTTTGCTAAAACCTCTGGAACAACCTCTGGAGCAAAGTATATTCCGATTACTAAAGAATCGATGCCAACTCATATTAAATCGGCTCGTAATGCTTTGTTATTCTATATCAATGAAACGAAGGATGCTTCTTTTGTAAATGGAAAAATGATTTTCCTACAAGGAAGTCCTGTTTTAGATGATAAAAATGGTATTAAATTAGGGCGTTTAAGCGGAATTGTTGCGCATTACGTTCCGAATTATTTATTAAAAAATAGATTACCAAGTTGGGAAACCAATTGTATCGAAGATTGGGATACAAAAGTTGATAAAGTGGTTGAAGAAACATTACCTGAAAACATGACTGTAATTAGTGGAATTCCATCATGGGTTCAAATGTATTTCGAGAAATTAATTGATAAAACTGGAAAAACTATTTCGGAGTTATTTCCAAACTTTAACTTTTTCATTTACGGCGGTGTAAATTTTGAGCCTTACAAAAACAAGTTCGAAGCTTTAATAGGAAAGAAGATAGATTACATTGAGTTATATCCTGCATCAGAAGGATTTATTGCTTTTCAAGATTCTCAAAAAGAAAAAGGAATGCTATTACAATTAGATTCTGGAATTTTTTATGAATTTATTCCTGCAACCGAATTCTTTGATGAAAATCCAACTCGTATTTCTTTAAAAGATGTACAATTAGGAGTTAACTATGTGATAATTCTTAATACAACAGCAGGACTTTGGGGATACAATATTGGAGATACTGTTGAATTTACTTCATTAAAACCTTACCGAATAAAAGTAACTGGAAGAATTAAGCATTTTATATCTGCTTTTGGTGAACATGTAATTGGTAAAGAAGTTGAAAAAGCATTGAATGACGCTATCAAAGGAACTGATGTGAACGTTAGCGAGTTTACCGTTGCTCCACAAGTGAATCCAGAAAATGGATTACCATTTCATGAGTGGTTTATTGAGTTTGAAAATGAACCTGAAAACTTAGATGAAATGGCGCAGAAAATGGATGCTTCTATGCAAGAACAAAATATTTACTATCAAGACTTAATTGAAGGAAAAGTATTACGCCCATTGATTATTAGAAAGGTTAAAAAAGGAGGATTTCATGAGTATATGAAATCTATTGGTAAGTTTGGTGGACAAAACAAAATACCTCAACTATCTGATAACAGGAAAATTGCAGATGTGTTGGAGAAGTTTTTAATCTCTTAACTCAATCAAAATACTCCTTAACTCACTAATTGTTTAATTTTACTAAAATAGGATATCAACTATTATTCACTTGCCATATTTTAGCAAGAAAAGTCATGTTGAAAAAAAATATCTTTCTATTAATAGTAGTAATTAATACTAGTCTATCATATTCTCAAGAAAAATACACGTTAAATTTCTATAACTGTAATTACGATGATTTTGCATTTACTCCTTTATCAGAGTTTAATATTTATGATACTAAAACAGGTAAAGAGATAAATTATAAAAAAGGTTGGGTTTCGGGTAAATTTAATTTTTCAACTGATAGTCCTGTTGTTAGAATTAAATATAAGAATATATACAAACAAGCTTTTGACACTATAATAAATCTAAATAATAAAAACACATCTCATGTACTTTGCATTGAAAAGTTCAAAGATTATTCTTTGCAAACTACCTTCGAACAATGTATCAAAAATAAAAAGAAATGGGAACTAAATCTGAATTCAACAGGCTGTTTTCATTGGGATAATGAAAGTTTCAAAATTAAATACAAAAAGAATAAAGTTTACGTAGTATATAAAATTAATAAAGGTAAAAAGCAGTATATATTATTAGACCAAAAAAAAATTGATACTTTTATTTTATTTGAGAAAAAGCTTAGATTAATGAATAGACCAAATGGTGGTTGTACAACCTCTGATTTGTATACATTAAATTCCTTTTATGGAAATCTTGTAATTAATGATGATTCATGCACTTTTAATGATATCTACTCTTTAAAAGAAGTTTTAGGAATTAAAAATGGGAAAGACTAAATCGCTTCTTTTCCAAATATTCTTTTTCTAATCGATTAGTTACTTTTTCTAATGCTATATCTATAAATTCTATTGCTTTTGCAATGTTTCCAATTGCCTTAAAATAATCTGATTTTGCTGCATAAAATAAATAGGCTCGTTGCTCAAGAGCATCAGGATTAATTTTATCAAAATAAAAACTCGACTTTACATAATTATTCATTTGTACACATACCACAGCCATCGTCAATATATGTGATGGCATTGGCTGCAATTCATACAAACACTCATACCAATATAGAATTTTTTCCCAATTAGTAGCTTCAAAATTATCAGCTTTTAAATGCTCTGAAATTATAGCAGCTTCATAATGATAACTCGAAAACTCATTATGTTCAACTGCTTTATTCATCATTGTATTTCCTAATTGAACTAATGGGAAATACCATTTTGAACGATCTTGATTTTTTAAATCTAATACTTCATTTTCAATAGTAACTTTAGCGTCTAGTCTAGCAGAATGAAAACACATTAAAGCAAATAAAGCATAGGCTGCAGAAATTGATGTGTGCCTATTTTTAATTACAAGTTTGCATAAACGCATAGCTTCTCCACAAAGTTCTTTACGAACTAATTGTTCTTTCGTATTTGAATGAAAACCTTCATTAAATATCAAATACAAAACTTCTAAGACACTTTCTATTCTTTTTGGTAATTCCACTCCTTGAGGTATCGAAAATGAAATATTGGATTGTTGTATGACTTTCCTAGCTCTTACTAATCTTTTTTTAACGGTTTCTTCCTTTAGTAACAAAGCTGAAGCAATTTCCTTTCCGCTAAATCCTGATACTGTTTTTAGCGCAAAAGCAATTCTATCTTTAGGATTCAGTTTGGGATGACAAGCCGTGAAAATCATTCGTAACTGAGCATCTTCTATTTCAGAATCTAGAAAAAGTTCATTAATAGCAATTGAATCAATTCCCTTTGAGAACTCTGGTAGATTTTTCTTTTCAACTTGTAGTTTTCTAAAAATATCAACTACACGATTTTTAGAAGCTTTAATTAACCAAGCTTCGGGATTTTCCGGAATTTTAGTTCGCCAGCTAAGCGTAGCTTTTATAAAAGTATCTTGAATTGCATCTTCGATAATGTCAAAATTCGAAAGACCGAAAATACGTGTTAAAACAGAAACCATCTTTCCGCTATGATGGCGAAAAAGATGGTCTATAAGTTGAGTTTCCATTATTCATCGAAAACCATTATTTCTCTAATCTCTACAGTACTTCCTAAATCGTAATCAGGAAAATCTTGAGCAATTACTTCTACAGCATCAAAGTCTTTGGCGGTAACAATATAATAACCTCCAACAAGTTCTTTTACTTCTGCAGAGTTCACATCTGAAACAGTTCGGTTTTTACCAACAATTCTTCTAATGTCAGCTGTTAAAGCATTTCCTCCTTTAACAATTCCTTGCTCTTCCATTTTTTGATTCCAAGCAAACCACTTCCCCATTCTTCCTTGAATTTCTTCTGGTGAAAGTCCTAAATCGCCATAGTCGGCACCGATAAAAATCATCATAAATTCTTTCATAATTTTCTAAGATTTAAAGTTATTTACCTGTAAGACGTTTTAGAAATTAACTAAGGGGACAATATTTTAAAAAAAATTATTTCTTTTCTAGTTCCAACACTTTCAAAATCATTTTATCATCTAAATGATTCATTCGATATAATCCTTGATCATTAAATAATTCTCTTGCGATAGTTGCTTTTAGAAATTTACGTAGCTTTTGTTTTGTTAACCTTGAAGGTCGAAAATCTTTTAGTTTACTAATAAATGCATTAGACACCTTGTTATCATCATCAAAACTTTTTATGAACTCATCTATTTTAACTTCAGATAATTTCGTTCTGTTATTATCAACATATTTGAAAGCAAAGTCGTTCAAGTATGCATAATAATATGGTGAGATGTATGATGAAGTATCTATAGGAACAAATACGTCTGGTACAATTCCTCCACCTCCGTAGACTATTTTTCCTTTAGGTGTAGTGTATTTTAAACTATCAACTATTTTAATGCTATCTCTATTCAATAGTTCGCCATTCTTATAGCGATTTTCTACTTCACTACCATAGTTCACTTGCTGAGAACTAGCATTACCAGATAAACCATTTTCATCCTCTTTTGAAGGTTTCTTGTAAGGTTTTTGAATTGATCTTCCTGTTGGAGTGTAATAACGCGCTGTAGTCAATCTTACTGCAGAACCATCTCCTAAATCCATTTCTTCCTGTACGAGTCCTTTACCAAAAGAGCGTCTTCCAACTATAATTCCTTTGTCATTATCCTGTAATGCTCCAGCTACAATTTCAGAAGCCGATGCAGAATTTTCATCCATAAGAACATATAATCCACCATCTTCAAAATCTCCCCTCTCAGTAGCAAACGACTCATTAATTTCACCTCCATTATTTTTAGTAAAAACGATTAATTTATCGTCTTCTAAAAACTCATCAACAATTTTATTTGCAATATCAATGAATCCACCTCCATTACCTCTTAAATCGAGAACTAAATCCGTCATTCCTAAATCTTTCAGGATGGTCAATGATTCTTTAAATTCTTTATATGTATTTCTAGCAAATCGATCTAACTTAATATAACCGATGCTATCGTTAAGCATGTAAGCAATATCAACACTTTTAATATTTACTTTACCACGCTCTACGGTAACATCAAATAAACTATCGTTAGATTTTCTATATACTTTAAGTTTAACTTCTGTATTCGGAGCTCCTTTTAATGTTTTTAAAACTTGTCCGTTTCCAATTCCTTTTCCGTATAAAGTATCAGAATCTGCAATTAAAATTCTATCTCCTGCTTTAATTCCTTTCTTTATACTTGGCCCACCCTTCATTGGATGAACAACCGTAATACTATCTTCAATTATTCTAAACTGAACTCCAATTCCTACAAAATTACCTTGCATATTCTCGGTAACGGCTTGTAAATTTTCTTTTGGAATATAAACTGAATGCGGATCGAGTTTAGTTAACATTTGTGCGATCGCACCATCTAATAATTCATCTGTATTTACCTCATCAACATAATCTTGTTCGATAAAGTTTATCAGGCGTTTTACTTTTTGCTCGTTTAAAGAACTCTTACTTAACGTAGTAGATTGCCCAGTAAAAAAAGCGCCAATTAAAACTCCAAAAGCCATAGCTATGGCAAAAAATATAGGTAAATTATTCTTGTTCATCCGGTAAATAAATCAGTTCAACTCCTGCCTTTTCTAAAAACTCTAAACCACTTTTATCCTTATACTCATCTGAATATACGACTCTTGTTATTCCTGATTGATGTATTAATTTGCTACAATCTTTACATGGAGATAATGTAATATACAATGTTGCTCCTTTACAAGATTGTGTCGATCCTGCAACTTTTAAAATTGCATTGGCTTCAGCATGTAACACATACCACTTCGTCCAGCCTTCTTCATCTTCACAGGCATTTTCAAACCCAGTTGGTGTTCCATTATATCCATCAGAAATAATCATTCTGTCTTTCACAATAAGTGCTCCAACTTGTTTACGGTTACAATGAGAAAGTTTCCCCCATTGTTTAGCCATATTCAAATATGTTCGAGCATATCGTTCTTCTTTTTTTGTTAAAGTCATAGAGGTATCTAAAATAAATAGAAAATACTGTTAAAGAAGTTAATATTTACCAAAAAACACGATTTACCATCATTTGGATAGCAAATCCGATAACGATTGAAGAAGCCACTAAAATCCAATCTCTTCGATTTACACCAAAAACAGACTGTACTAAACTTCCTACTAATAAAATTAATCCAACAATAATTATTTGCGCAGCTTCAACTCCTAATGCAAATTCTACTAATGGTAAAAACTTATCTTCTGCTCTTCCGATCATCATTTTAAAATAATTGGAAAATCCTAAACCGTGAATTAATCCAAAAAACAGCGCAAAAAATAAATTTTGATTCTCTTTCCCAACGGAAGCTTTCCTTGCAGTTAAAACATTCATTAATCCTGTAATGAAAATGGTTAACGGAATTAAAAACTCAACTAAATCTGCTCTTACTGTAAGTATATTATATGCAGATAAAGCCAATGTAATTGAATGTCCAATAGTAAATAATGTAATTAACCAAATTACTTTTTTCCATTGTTTAAACTGATATACAACAGCTAAAACAATTAAAAATAAAATATGGTCATAGGCTTTTAAATCTAAGACATGAAATAAGCCCATTTTAAAATACAATATGAAATCGTTCATAAGAGGTTTAAATTTTTATTTGTCTGTCTATTTGTTGATCCAAAGATATGAATGTTTCTGTTCTTGAAACTCCTTTTATACTCTGGATATCTTTATTTAACAAATGCATTAAATCCTCATTATTCTTACACATAATTTTAATGAAAATTGCATAGTTACCAGTTGTATAATGACTTTCAACGACTTCGGGGATATCTTTAAGTCTTTTAATAGCTGAAGAATACAAACTTGCTGATTCTAAAAACACTCCAACAAAGGCGGTTGTAGTGTATCCTAATGCTTTCGGGTTTAAAACCATTTTGTAGCCATCTATAAGGCTCGATTCGTCAAGTTTGCGTAGTCTTTGATGTATTGCTGCACCCGAAATCCCAACTTCTCTAGCGATACTTAAAATGGGGGTACGTGCATCTTTTACTAATCTTTTGATGATAATTTTATCAATTCCATCAATTTTTAATTTTTTTGACATAATTTAAAGGGTCGGTATTGGGTTCTATCATTTACAATATCACAATATAGGAAAAAATAGAAGAGATTGGTTAACTTTACGGTAATGTTCACATTCCAATTTCGAAACGCAAAAATTAGTCTTAGTATTGTCGTAAAATGAGTATAAAATTAACAATCTTTAGTCCAAAAAATATTGAAAGTGAGGGTGCTGTTTACATCGACACTGGAATTTCAGCTGGTTTCCCTTCGCCTGCAGATGATTTTAATGAATCAAAAATTTCTTTGGATGAAGAACTCATTCGAAATAAAGACGAAACATTTTTTGCTCGAGTTAGCGGACAATCAATGATTGGAGCGGGATTAGACGATAATGATTTGCTTGTAATTGATCGAAGTATTCCACCAACCAATAATAAAATTGCGGTTTGTTTTTTGGATGGTGAGTTTACGGTAAAGAGACTTCGTGTTGATGGTCCTGAAGTTTGGTTACAACCTGAAAACCCTGATTACCCAATAATCAAAATTACTCCAGAAAATAACTTTCTAATTTGGGGAATTGTAACTAATGTGATTAAGAGAGTTTAATGAATTTTCCTGAAAAACTAAATCAAAAACTGATTCTTAGAAAAGAATCAAATTCTCTACGAAGTTTAAATTCTGAAACGAGTTTAATTGACTTTTATTCCAACGATTATTTAGGATTTGCTCAGTCTGAATCTATTTTTCAGCGAACACATCAGTTATTAACTGATCGAGACTTAAAAATAAATGGAGCTACAGGTTCTCGTTTAATTTCAGGAAATCATAATTTATATCAAGAAACGGAAGAATGTATAGCACAATTTCATAACGTTGAAAAAGCGCTCATTTTTAATTCTGGTTATGATGCCAACGTTGGTTTTTTCTCTGCTGTACCGCAACGTGGAGATATAATTCTATATGATGAAGTAATTCACGCTTCTATTCGAGATGGAATTCAACTTTCTAACGCTAAATCCTATAAGTTCAAACATAATAATACAGATCATCTTAAAGAAATTTTAGATAGAGTTGAATTTGACAATGCGTATGTTGTAACAGAATCTGTATTTTCAATGGATGGAGATTGTCCCGATTTAAATGAGTTTGTTGAAATTGGAAAAAAAGATAATGTCTACTTAATTATTGATGAAGCGCATGCTCTTGGAGTATATGGAGAAAATGGATCAGGCTTGGTTCAAAATTTAAAACTAGAAAAAGAAATTTTCGCTCGAATTATAACCTACGGAAAGGCATTAGGTTGCCATGGTGCAGCCGTTCTTGGGAGTAAGGATTTATATGATTATCTCGTAAATTTTTCTAGAAGTTTTATTTATACCACTGGACTATCTCCTCATTCTGTAGCAACTATAAAAGTTGCTTACGAACATTTAAATAATGAAACTATATTTCTTCTTTCTGAAAGAATAGATCATTTTAAATCAGAACTTAAGCGATTACAACTAAACTCTAAGTTTATTGAAAGTACCTCAGCTATTCATTGTTGTATTATCTCAGGAACAGAGAAAACAAAAAATATAGCTGAACAACTACAACAAAAAAACTTTAATGTAAAGCCTATTTTATCTCCAACTGTTCCTGTAAGACAAGAACGACTTCGTATTTGTTTACACAGCTTTAATTCTAACGAAGAAATTACTGCTATTTTAGAGCATCTTGCTACCTTTGTTTAAAAATTTAAATGAGGGACGATTATACAATTTTAGCAGTTTTTGAATATTCAACAGAAGCACAAGTAATTAAATCCAAACTAGATTCTGAAGGATTTAAAACCATGTTGATGGATGAAAAAACTATTGATACTGATCCTCTTTTAAGTCAAGCAATTGGTGGAGTAAAGCTTTTAGTACATAATGAAGACTTACAAAATGCTTCAAAAGTTTACAATGAAATAAGAACTTATGAAAAGGACGATAACGGAAACGATATTAACTGTCCAAATTGTAATTCCAATAGAATTTTAGTTGCGGAATCTCAACGCAAAAACTTGTTCTTTATGCTTTTCCCATTTTTTGAATCGAGAAAATTAATTTGTAACGATTGTAAAACAATCTTTAAATGAAAAAATATTTTATAACTGGAATATCTACTGAGGTAGGAAAAACAGTTGCTTCAGCAATTATTACTGAAGCTTTAGAAGCGGATTATTGGAAACCTGTACAATCTGGTGACTTAGAATATTCAGATACTCATAAAGTTCAAAATTTAATTAGTAACGCTACATCTGTTTTTCATAAAAATAGTTATGCTTTAAACACGCCAATGAGTCCGCATGCTTCTGCAGAAATAGATGGAATTACTATTGATATTAATGAAATCAAAGAACCATCAACTCAAAACAATCTAGTGATTGAAGGTGCTGGTGGTTTATTAGTTCCTCTAAATAATGAAAGCACGATTTTAGATTTAATTCAACCAGATTACAAAGTAATCGTAGTTTCTCGTCATTATTTAGGAAGTATAAACCATACACTACTTACCTTAAACTTATTAAAAGAAAAAGGGTTTGATATCTCTTTAGTTTTTAGTGGAAATGAACATAAAACTACCGAAGAAATTATTCGAAAAATGAGCGGAGTTCCTGTAATTGGAAGAATTGAGGAAGAACCTTATTTTGATCAGAATGTAATTAAAGAATATGCTGATAAATTTAGAGATAAATTATAATCATGACTTTACAAGAACGCGATAAAAAACATATTTGGCATCCTTTAAAACAGCATCAAACACATCCAAATAGTTTAGGAATTGTAAAAGCAAAAGGATGCATACTAACGGATGAACATGGGAATGAATATATAGATGCAATTTCGTCTTGGTACACTTGTATGTTTGGACATTGTAATGATTTTATTACGAGCCGTGTGTATGAACAAATGCAACAACTGGATCAAATCATGTTTAGTGATTTTACACATCCAGCTGCTGTAGAATTATCTGAGAAATTAATTCATATTTTACCAGAGAATCAAGCCAAAATCTTTTTTAATGATAATGGTTCAACTGCCGTTGAATCTGCTATAAAAATGGCGCTTCAATATTATTTCAATAAAGGAGATCAACGCGCTACTTTTATTGCTTTTGAAAATGGATTTCATGGTGATACTTTTGGAGCAATGTCTGCTTCTGGATTATCAGTTTATAACGGACCTTTTGAAGATTTCTTGATTAACGTTCATAGAATTCCTGTTCCAAATGGAAACAATCACGCTGAAATTTTAGAACAACTAGAAAGCATTATTACCAACAATAAAGTTGCTGCTTTTGTATATGAGCCAATTGTTCAAGGTGCTGCTGGAATGAAAATCCATAACATGAATGGTTTAAACCAAATTATCGGGTTTTGTAAATCTCAAAATGTGTTAACAATTGCTGATGAAGTTATGACTGGTTTTGGTAAAACTGGGAAAAACTTTGCATCAGATCATATAACAAACAAACCAGATATTATTTGTTTAAGCAAAGCATTAACTGGAGGATTAGTTCCAATGGCAATTACTTCTTGTACTCAAGAAATTTATGACGCTTTTTTAAGTAATGACATTGCCAAAGGTTATTTTCATTGTCATACCTACTCTGCTAACCCTATAGGTTGTGCAGCAGCAATTGCTAGTATTGATTTATTGACTTCAGAAGAAATTCAAAATAGTATTCACAGAATTGCTAAAAAACATGAAACATTCAGTGAACAGATTAAAAGTCATTCTAAAGTTAAATCTACAAGAACAATAGGTGTGATTTTCGCTCTAGATTTAGACACAAATATGGAACGCTACGGTACTTTAAGAGATTTATTACTGTCTTCTTTTATGAAAGAAGGAGTCTTTTTAAGACCACTGGGAAATACCATTTACATTCAAGTTCCTTATGTAATCACAAATGAACAATTAGATAAAATATATAGTACGATTGAAAAGGTTTTAGATACTCTCTAAAACCTTTTCTTTTTCTAATAAATTTATACGCTCACTTGTTTCCTTAATTTCAACATATAAATCTTCGTATATCCATTTCTTATCTTTTCGAATTCCTTTAACAACAAGTTCTGCTTCTCCTAATTCCCCTTTAATTGGAATAACAAAATCTACTTCTCCGTCCGAATCAGAAATAGAAATGTTTCCTTGAGGAAATCCGTCTGTCTTAATATCCTCTCCTATTACTGAAGTAACTCGAGCATCTTTTTTAACCAATTCTATAGCTTCTTCAATCGGTGACATTCCGCCTAAGCTGTTCACAACACTTAAAACTGTTGCTCCAAAACCAACAATGATTAAAATGATAAAAATTAAACATCCTGAACAACATCCCACAGGTAAAGCCCAAGGCCAATTTCTAGCAATCCAACTTTTTTGATTTTGATTATCCATATAATTCAAAATTTGTACTTCATTTATTTAATTCAAATATAGGACGTTTAAAACTTCATATTGTTTCACATTTCCCAACAAACTTTTTATTTTTCATTATGATTAAATCACAATGTTTTAGTTTAAAGATTTAACCTTAATTTTGCTGAAATTTTTCAGTTTTGAAACCAATATCAATATCAGCTTTTGCATCTATATCTCCTTTAGGAAAAACTTCAGAAGAAGTTTGGAATAGTTATTTAGATAATGATCACAGAATTTCGAAAAGAGATTTTAAAAACTTTACTGAGTGGACCGCTTCTATTTCTGAAGAAGACAGAAAGGAAATTGAAAATATTCGAAACTCAGATAATAAGTACAAAAGTCTTGATGACACTGTTTTGTTTGCAATTTATGCTTCTAGAAAAGCAGTAATAGATGCGAATTGGAAAACTGGGGATGATTTTGGAATTAATATTGGTTCTTCTCGAGGAGCAACAGCATTGTTTGAAAAATTTCATGAAGAATTTCTTGAAACTGGAACTTCCTCTACCTTAAGTTCCCCAACAACTACATTAGGAAATATTTCATCTTGGATTGCCCATGATTTGAAAAGTTCAGGTCCAGAAATTTCACATTCTATTACCTGTTCTACTGCTTTACATTCTTTATTAAATGGTGTTGCTTGGATTCAAGCAGGAATGTGTGATAAATTTATTGTTGGTGGTAGTGAAGCTCCGTTGACAGATTTTACCATCGCACAAATGAAAGCGTTAAAAGTATATTCCAAAGAAACAGAAGGAAATCCATGTAAAGCTTTTGATTTAGAAAAAACCAAAAACACTATGGTTCTAGGTGAAGGTGCTGCTGTAGTATGTTTAGAAAATGAAATTTCAGATAAAACAATAGCTAAAATAGAAGGTGTTGGATATGCTACTGAAGTTTTAAAACATAATACTTCAGTAACAGCGGATGCTGAATGTTTTCAAAAATCTATGAAGATGGCTTGTAAGCATATCAACTTAGATGAAATTGATGCGATTGTAATGCATGCTCCCGGAACTATAAAAGGTGATTCTTCAGAAGTTAATGCGATTCATAAAGTTTTTTGTAACAAAATTCCTTTTTTAACTACTAATAAATGGAAGATTGGTCACACCTTCGGAGCTTCTGGTTTATTAAATCTAGAATTAGGCCTTTTAATGTTACAACATCAAAAGGTAATTGAAGTTCCTTTTGCTATGAAACAAACACCTCCAAAACATATTAAAAAAGTATTAGTAAATGCTGTTGGATTTGGTGGTAATGCTGTAACCGTCTTATTGAGTTTATAACTGACTTTTGTTCAGTTTGTTTAAAATATATATTTTTACTTACAACTAACTAAATTGCTTAACTATGGAATGGTTCTTAGAACTTTCGTCTATTCAACAAGTGTATTGGATTGTCACTGGTATTTCAACACTTTTTTTTCTATTTATTTTATTCAGCACATTCTTAGGATTTGACACAGATGATATTGGTGATGTTGATGCTGAAATTGACGCTGATACTGGAGCTGGATTTCAATTCTTCACTTTCAAAAATATGGTTGGTTTTTTCACCATTTTTGGATGGAGTGGAATTTCAAGTTTAAATTCTGGAAACTCAACTTTTCTTACAATTATTATATCAACCGTTTGTGGTTTGATAATGATGACCGTAATGGCAGTTCTGTTTTACTATATCAATAAACTTAATGATAGCGGAACTTTAAAAATGGAAAATGCCGTTGGCGCTGTTGGAGAAGTATACTTGACCATTGGAGCTAATCGATCTAGTATAGGAAAAGTTCATGTAAGAGTTCAAAATTCGTTAAGAGAGTTGGAAGCACTTACAGATCATGAAGAAAATTTAACTCAAGGAACTGTAGTTACGGTTACTGAGGTTACCTCAAATGGAATATTAATTGTAAAACTATAAACTAAAAAATGACTATGCAAAAACTAATGTTATTACAAATT
This genomic window from Tenacibaculum sp. 190524A05c contains:
- a CDS encoding pyridoxal phosphate-dependent aminotransferase family protein; this translates as MNFPEKLNQKLILRKESNSLRSLNSETSLIDFYSNDYLGFAQSESIFQRTHQLLTDRDLKINGATGSRLISGNHNLYQETEECIAQFHNVEKALIFNSGYDANVGFFSAVPQRGDIILYDEVIHASIRDGIQLSNAKSYKFKHNNTDHLKEILDRVEFDNAYVVTESVFSMDGDCPDLNEFVEIGKKDNVYLIIDEAHALGVYGENGSGLVQNLKLEKEIFARIITYGKALGCHGAAVLGSKDLYDYLVNFSRSFIYTTGLSPHSVATIKVAYEHLNNETIFLLSERIDHFKSELKRLQLNSKFIESTSAIHCCIISGTEKTKNIAEQLQQKNFNVKPILSPTVPVRQERLRICLHSFNSNEEITAILEHLATFV
- a CDS encoding DUF2007 domain-containing protein; the protein is MRDDYTILAVFEYSTEAQVIKSKLDSEGFKTMLMDEKTIDTDPLLSQAIGGVKLLVHNEDLQNASKVYNEIRTYEKDDNGNDINCPNCNSNRILVAESQRKNLFFMLFPFFESRKLICNDCKTIFK
- the bioD gene encoding dethiobiotin synthase, with translation MKKYFITGISTEVGKTVASAIITEALEADYWKPVQSGDLEYSDTHKVQNLISNATSVFHKNSYALNTPMSPHASAEIDGITIDINEIKEPSTQNNLVIEGAGGLLVPLNNESTILDLIQPDYKVIVVSRHYLGSINHTLLTLNLLKEKGFDISLVFSGNEHKTTEEIIRKMSGVPVIGRIEEEPYFDQNVIKEYADKFRDKL
- the bioA gene encoding adenosylmethionine--8-amino-7-oxononanoate transaminase, translating into MTLQERDKKHIWHPLKQHQTHPNSLGIVKAKGCILTDEHGNEYIDAISSWYTCMFGHCNDFITSRVYEQMQQLDQIMFSDFTHPAAVELSEKLIHILPENQAKIFFNDNGSTAVESAIKMALQYYFNKGDQRATFIAFENGFHGDTFGAMSASGLSVYNGPFEDFLINVHRIPVPNGNNHAEILEQLESIITNNKVAAFVYEPIVQGAAGMKIHNMNGLNQIIGFCKSQNVLTIADEVMTGFGKTGKNFASDHITNKPDIICLSKALTGGLVPMAITSCTQEIYDAFLSNDIAKGYFHCHTYSANPIGCAAAIASIDLLTSEEIQNSIHRIAKKHETFSEQIKSHSKVKSTRTIGVIFALDLDTNMERYGTLRDLLLSSFMKEGVFLRPLGNTIYIQVPYVITNEQLDKIYSTIEKVLDTL
- a CDS encoding cytochrome c oxidase assembly factor Coa1 family protein; translation: MDNQNQKSWIARNWPWALPVGCCSGCLIFIILIIVGFGATVLSVVNSLGGMSPIEEAIELVKKDARVTSVIGEDIKTDGFPQGNISISDSDGEVDFVIPIKGELGEAELVVKGIRKDKKWIYEDLYVEIKETSERINLLEKEKVLESI
- a CDS encoding beta-ketoacyl synthase N-terminal-like domain-containing protein, yielding MKPISISAFASISPLGKTSEEVWNSYLDNDHRISKRDFKNFTEWTASISEEDRKEIENIRNSDNKYKSLDDTVLFAIYASRKAVIDANWKTGDDFGINIGSSRGATALFEKFHEEFLETGTSSTLSSPTTTLGNISSWIAHDLKSSGPEISHSITCSTALHSLLNGVAWIQAGMCDKFIVGGSEAPLTDFTIAQMKALKVYSKETEGNPCKAFDLEKTKNTMVLGEGAAVVCLENEISDKTIAKIEGVGYATEVLKHNTSVTADAECFQKSMKMACKHINLDEIDAIVMHAPGTIKGDSSEVNAIHKVFCNKIPFLTTNKWKIGHTFGASGLLNLELGLLMLQHQKVIEVPFAMKQTPPKHIKKVLVNAVGFGGNAVTVLLSL